In Amycolatopsis methanolica 239, a single genomic region encodes these proteins:
- a CDS encoding response regulator transcription factor codes for MDDDETVRDVVRRYLEAGGFTVELAGNGDEALRRFAGREPDLVVLDVMMPGMSGLEVCRRMRERTAVPVVLLTALGEEEDRIAGLRLGADDYVTKPFSPRELALRVMSVLRRARLPARAPAPDVLTDGGLRLRLSAHQATLDGRPLSLTTREFDLLAFFLAQPGTAFSREELLEKVWGWNFGDQSTVTVHVRRLREKIEDDPARPTRIATVWGVGYRYEPVRP; via the coding sequence GTGGACGACGACGAGACGGTGCGCGACGTCGTGCGGCGCTACCTCGAAGCGGGCGGCTTCACCGTCGAACTCGCCGGGAACGGCGACGAGGCGCTGCGCCGCTTCGCCGGGCGCGAACCCGACCTCGTCGTGCTCGACGTGATGATGCCCGGGATGAGCGGCCTGGAGGTGTGCCGGCGCATGCGGGAACGCACCGCGGTGCCGGTCGTCCTACTCACCGCGCTCGGCGAGGAGGAGGACCGCATCGCCGGCCTGCGCCTGGGCGCCGACGACTACGTGACCAAACCGTTCAGCCCGCGCGAACTCGCGCTGCGGGTGATGTCGGTGCTGCGGCGGGCGCGGCTGCCCGCGCGCGCACCGGCGCCCGACGTGCTCACCGACGGCGGGCTGCGGCTGCGGCTGAGCGCGCACCAGGCGACCCTCGACGGGCGGCCGCTGTCCCTGACCACCCGCGAGTTCGACCTGCTCGCGTTCTTCCTCGCCCAGCCCGGCACCGCGTTCTCCCGCGAGGAACTGCTGGAGAAGGTGTGGGGCTGGAACTTCGGCGACCAGTCCACGGTGACCGTCCACGTGCGCCGGTTGCGCGAGAAGATCGAGGACGACCCGGCCAGGCCCACGCGGATCGCGACGGTGTGGGGTGTCGGCTACCGCTACGAACCGGTGCGGCCATGA
- a CDS encoding sensor histidine kinase has protein sequence MIEPSEPWRDMLLHAWHILPVALLFALPVAVAGGLVLYVLRRRSLATTLTVLVLIPVLSTLTGVLGVSGFMFTPAMTTMVLVCLLVGLVTVPAAIVLGRTIARRTVWEREAHERERMAEAARRDLVAWISHDLRSPLAGIRAMAEALADGIVSDQREIAGYAQRISGESERLSGMVTDLFELSRITAGALRLSMSAVPLRDVVSDAVATQAPIARRKQVCVRAESDSWPVVFGSDPELARIVQNLVSNAIRHTPPDGTVSVRVAVEGGDALLAVDDGCGGIPDDELAQVFDVAFRGTAARTPDPSGAAGAGLGLAITKGLVEAHHGRIGVRNHGAGCRFEVRLPLAAH, from the coding sequence ATGATCGAACCGAGCGAACCGTGGCGGGACATGCTCCTGCACGCCTGGCACATCCTGCCGGTGGCGCTGCTGTTCGCCCTGCCCGTCGCGGTCGCCGGCGGGCTGGTCCTGTACGTCCTGCGGCGCCGCTCGCTCGCGACCACGCTGACGGTGCTCGTACTGATCCCCGTGCTGTCGACGCTGACCGGCGTGCTCGGCGTCAGCGGTTTCATGTTCACCCCGGCGATGACCACGATGGTGCTGGTGTGCCTGCTCGTCGGGCTGGTCACCGTGCCGGCCGCGATCGTGCTGGGCCGCACCATCGCGCGGCGCACGGTGTGGGAACGCGAGGCGCACGAACGTGAACGGATGGCCGAGGCCGCGCGGCGCGACCTGGTCGCGTGGATCAGCCACGACCTGCGCAGCCCGCTGGCCGGGATCCGGGCGATGGCCGAGGCACTCGCCGACGGCATCGTCTCCGACCAGCGCGAGATCGCCGGCTACGCGCAGCGCATCAGCGGCGAGAGCGAACGGCTCTCCGGCATGGTGACCGACCTGTTCGAGCTGTCCCGCATCACGGCGGGCGCGCTGCGGCTGTCGATGTCCGCGGTGCCGCTGCGGGACGTCGTGAGCGACGCGGTCGCCACGCAGGCGCCGATCGCGCGGCGGAAGCAGGTCTGCGTGCGTGCCGAGTCCGATTCGTGGCCGGTCGTGTTCGGCAGCGACCCGGAACTGGCGCGGATCGTGCAGAACCTGGTCTCCAACGCGATCCGGCACACGCCACCGGACGGCACGGTGTCCGTGCGGGTGGCCGTCGAGGGCGGCGACGCGCTGCTCGCCGTGGACGACGGGTGCGGTGGCATCCCGGACGACGAGCTGGCCCAGGTGTTCGACGTCGCCTTCCGCGGCACGGCAGCGCGCACCCCGGACCCCTCCGGCGCGGCAGGCGCGGGGCTGGGGCTGGCGATCACGAAGGGACTCGTGGAGGCGCACCACGGCCGGATCGGGGTGCGCAACCACGGCGCGGGCTGCCGGTTCGAGGTCCGCCTCCCGCTCGCCGCGCACTGA
- a CDS encoding NAD-dependent epimerase/dehydratase family protein, whose protein sequence is MRVLLTGGAGFIGSCVADLLAADGHDVLVLDDLLPQAHDSDAVPAYLAGHRFVRGTLTDAGLVRDLLDGVDAVCHQAAVVGHGLDPADAPLYAWHNDYGTAVLLAQMYSAGVGRLVLASSMVVYGEGRYQCPAHGLVEPTARTPAALDAGRFEPPCPRCGADLEPLLVPEDAPLRPRSTYAATKLAQEHLAAAWTRQTGGSVWALRYHNVYGPRMPRDTPYAGVAALFRSALERGEAPTVLEDGRQRRDFVHVEDVAEANLRALTTPGAPGELTPVNVCSGTPHTVGDLATELALAFGGPAPVVAGGARPADVRHVVADPARARELLGFTAKIPFTEGIAAFAAAPLRA, encoded by the coding sequence ATGCGGGTTCTACTCACCGGGGGCGCTGGGTTCATCGGCTCGTGCGTTGCTGATCTGCTGGCCGCCGACGGGCATGACGTTCTGGTACTCGATGATCTCCTTCCCCAGGCGCACGACAGCGACGCGGTGCCGGCGTACCTCGCGGGGCATCGGTTCGTTCGGGGCACTCTCACGGACGCCGGGCTGGTGCGTGATCTGCTCGACGGGGTGGACGCGGTGTGTCATCAAGCTGCCGTCGTGGGGCATGGGCTCGATCCGGCGGACGCTCCGCTCTACGCGTGGCACAACGACTACGGCACCGCGGTGCTGCTGGCCCAGATGTACTCAGCCGGGGTCGGGCGGCTGGTGCTGGCCTCCTCGATGGTCGTCTACGGGGAGGGGCGTTACCAGTGCCCGGCTCACGGCCTGGTCGAACCCACCGCTCGCACACCGGCAGCGCTGGACGCCGGCCGATTCGAGCCGCCTTGTCCGCGCTGCGGCGCCGACCTCGAACCGCTTCTCGTGCCGGAAGACGCGCCGCTGCGGCCGCGCAGCACCTACGCGGCCACGAAGCTCGCGCAGGAACACCTGGCCGCCGCCTGGACGCGACAGACCGGTGGCAGCGTGTGGGCGTTGCGCTACCACAACGTGTACGGGCCCCGGATGCCGCGCGACACCCCGTACGCGGGCGTCGCGGCGCTGTTCCGCTCTGCCCTGGAACGCGGTGAGGCTCCCACCGTCCTCGAGGACGGGCGGCAGCGCCGGGACTTCGTGCACGTCGAGGACGTCGCCGAAGCGAACCTCCGGGCGCTGACCACTCCGGGCGCGCCGGGCGAGTTGACTCCGGTCAACGTCTGCTCCGGGACCCCGCACACCGTCGGCGACCTGGCCACCGAACTGGCCCTGGCCTTCGGCGGCCCGGCCCCGGTGGTGGCCGGGGGTGCGCGGCCCGCCGATGTCCGGCACGTCGTGGCCGATCCGGCCCGCGCCCGGGAACTGCTGGGGTTCACCGCGAAAATCCCGTTCACCGAGGGGATCGCGGCGTTCGCCGCCGCGCCGCTACGCGCCTGA
- a CDS encoding LLM class flavin-dependent oxidoreductase, whose amino-acid sequence MVKSWLFEIFSYPYDPDPAKFDPQLCKDLYDWKLESWVAAEDLGFDGVFFSEHHFTPYSISPSPNLLVATLAQRTSRMNIGVMANITAFHNPRRLAEEGAMLDYLTGGRLEVGLGRGVDEPEFIREGVKMEETRARFEESVALIQSAWTEPTFTFKGEFYKYDNVSLWPRPLRSELPIWVTALSPQTVSWAARQGFRFTSVFSPTENMRTIFEQYKKAAAEAGREAEPTDMGVCRNVFIADSEQEARDLAEPAFDALFAAFKEAAVFHDLENVPAGYEHYQSFFRPFAGEDVSFDALIDIGAICVGRPETVRDQIVSQMEQIGCGNFLNWGSFGTLTKEQTMRSYQLFGEHVVPALRSLKV is encoded by the coding sequence GTGGTCAAGTCTTGGCTCTTTGAGATTTTCAGCTACCCGTACGATCCCGACCCTGCGAAGTTCGACCCGCAGCTGTGCAAGGATCTCTACGACTGGAAGCTGGAATCGTGGGTCGCTGCCGAGGACCTGGGATTCGACGGGGTCTTCTTTTCCGAGCACCACTTCACGCCGTACAGCATCAGCCCCTCGCCCAACCTGCTCGTGGCGACCCTGGCCCAGCGGACCAGCCGGATGAACATCGGGGTGATGGCGAACATCACCGCGTTCCACAACCCGCGCCGGCTCGCTGAAGAGGGCGCGATGCTCGACTACCTCACCGGTGGCCGGCTCGAGGTCGGCTTGGGACGTGGCGTGGACGAGCCCGAGTTCATTCGCGAAGGCGTCAAAATGGAGGAGACGCGCGCCCGGTTCGAGGAGTCCGTCGCGCTCATCCAGTCTGCCTGGACGGAACCCACCTTCACCTTCAAGGGCGAGTTCTACAAATACGACAACGTGAGTCTCTGGCCTCGGCCCTTGCGGTCAGAGCTGCCGATCTGGGTTACGGCGCTGAGCCCGCAGACGGTGAGCTGGGCGGCCCGGCAGGGTTTCCGGTTCACTTCGGTCTTCTCGCCGACCGAGAACATGCGGACGATTTTCGAGCAGTACAAGAAGGCGGCCGCGGAAGCCGGTCGTGAAGCTGAACCCACCGACATGGGTGTGTGCCGCAACGTGTTCATCGCGGACTCCGAACAGGAGGCGCGCGATCTTGCCGAGCCTGCCTTCGACGCGCTGTTCGCGGCGTTCAAGGAGGCCGCTGTGTTCCACGATCTCGAGAACGTGCCCGCCGGCTACGAGCACTATCAGTCCTTCTTCCGCCCGTTCGCCGGAGAGGACGTGTCGTTCGACGCTCTCATCGACATCGGGGCGATCTGCGTGGGGAGGCCGGAGACCGTCCGCGACCAGATCGTGAGCCAGATGGAGCAGATCGGCTGCGGGAACTTCCTCAACTGGGGGTCGTTCGGCACCCTCACCAAGGAGCAGACGATGCGCTCCTACCAGCTGTTCGGCGAGCACGTGGTGCCGGCTCTGCGCTCCCTGAAGGTGTAG
- a CDS encoding 3-carboxyethylcatechol 2,3-dioxygenase: protein MTSELALCCMSHTPLLGSGDPGESVVQRVDGALRDARRFVEAFDPDLVVIFGPDHYQGFRYELMPPFCVGLSATAIGDYNTSPGELDVPQALADDLVAHLLAADLDVAMSEKMVVDHGIAQPLENLFGSSAAKPVIPVFINSVAEPLGPLRRIRRLGAAVGEFVRDLDQKVLLVGSGGLSHDVPVPRLRQSPPEAVAYIVDKRRTPEEQTAREEAVFQAGQAFARGESSLLPLNPDLDEQILRQFEKGDLAWFDPISVEWLGKQGGSSIHEVRSWIAAHAALQTAGPYRTESSFYQPVPEWIIGFAVTTARPREATR from the coding sequence GTGACGTCCGAGCTGGCCTTGTGCTGCATGTCGCACACGCCGTTGCTGGGGTCGGGCGACCCGGGCGAGTCGGTCGTGCAGCGGGTCGACGGCGCTCTCCGCGACGCCAGGCGGTTCGTGGAAGCTTTCGACCCGGACCTCGTCGTCATCTTCGGCCCTGACCACTACCAGGGCTTCCGGTATGAGCTCATGCCACCGTTCTGCGTCGGGTTGTCGGCTACAGCCATCGGCGACTACAACACCAGTCCCGGTGAGCTCGACGTGCCACAGGCACTCGCCGATGATCTCGTCGCCCATCTGCTGGCGGCGGATCTCGACGTGGCCATGTCGGAGAAGATGGTCGTCGATCACGGCATCGCCCAGCCGCTGGAAAACCTGTTCGGCTCGAGCGCGGCCAAACCCGTGATCCCTGTCTTCATCAACTCGGTCGCCGAGCCGCTCGGACCTCTGCGCCGGATCAGGCGCCTCGGCGCGGCGGTGGGCGAGTTCGTCCGGGACTTGGATCAGAAGGTTCTGCTCGTCGGCTCGGGCGGCTTGTCACACGATGTGCCGGTCCCGCGGCTGCGGCAGTCTCCACCGGAAGCTGTCGCCTACATTGTGGACAAGCGCCGAACGCCCGAGGAGCAGACGGCGCGCGAGGAGGCGGTGTTCCAGGCCGGCCAAGCCTTCGCGCGCGGTGAGTCTTCGCTGCTGCCACTGAACCCTGATCTCGACGAGCAGATCCTTCGGCAGTTCGAGAAGGGCGACCTGGCCTGGTTCGACCCGATCAGCGTCGAGTGGCTCGGCAAACAGGGCGGCAGCTCGATCCACGAAGTGCGTTCGTGGATCGCGGCCCATGCCGCGCTGCAAACCGCAGGGCCCTACCGGACCGAGTCTTCGTTCTACCAACCGGTCCCCGAGTGGATCATCGGTTTCGCGGTGACCACGGCGCGACCACGAGAAGCGACCAGGTGA
- a CDS encoding dienelactone hydrolase family protein — MVEKEEVVPTDDGPMTVTVRHPDGGGPFPVVIVYHDGPGLRADIHDVSRKLARAGYYAVLPDLYHRLGHQISFDLAGIGQGPGSPEFDRLMAAVTSLGDDMVLADTAAMLEVTAKDAAADMNAKAAMGFCMGARFTLRLLAADPAGFAAGSALHPSNCVTDDPDSPHRSVGKISAELFVGLGAADKLSPLELNKPLRDELGGPSVKATVEIFDGADHGFMFPQLPAYQQYAASVSWDRTLELFHRTLGKR; from the coding sequence ATGGTTGAGAAAGAAGAAGTCGTACCGACCGACGACGGACCGATGACCGTCACGGTTCGCCATCCCGACGGCGGTGGCCCGTTTCCCGTGGTCATCGTTTACCACGACGGACCGGGGCTGCGTGCGGACATCCACGACGTCAGCCGCAAATTGGCGCGTGCCGGCTATTACGCTGTCCTGCCGGATCTCTACCACCGGCTCGGTCATCAGATTTCCTTCGACCTGGCCGGTATCGGTCAAGGGCCGGGATCACCGGAATTCGATCGGCTGATGGCGGCGGTCACCTCGCTCGGTGATGACATGGTGCTGGCCGACACGGCCGCGATGCTGGAGGTCACCGCGAAGGACGCCGCCGCCGACATGAACGCCAAGGCCGCCATGGGGTTCTGCATGGGCGCGCGCTTCACCCTGCGGTTGCTCGCCGCCGACCCCGCGGGGTTCGCGGCAGGCTCGGCTCTGCATCCGTCGAACTGCGTCACGGATGACCCGGATTCGCCCCATCGGAGCGTCGGGAAGATCTCCGCCGAGCTGTTCGTCGGACTCGGCGCGGCCGACAAGCTCTCCCCGCTCGAGCTGAACAAGCCGCTGCGGGACGAGCTGGGCGGGCCCTCGGTGAAAGCGACTGTCGAGATCTTCGACGGCGCCGATCATGGCTTCATGTTCCCGCAGCTGCCGGCCTATCAGCAGTACGCGGCGTCCGTTTCGTGGGACCGCACGCTCGAGTTGTTCCACCGAACCCTGGGGAAGAGGTAG
- a CDS encoding alpha/beta fold hydrolase produces MRSAKLAPVQTEDRATGADTTHVATAGDPGGEPLLLLHGTGPGATGALSFRPLLPGVATYRCIMPDLVGFGHSSHPETLPPGPGPWFRRRVDAVLRLLDDLGLDRVHVAGHSYGARVALELAVHAPERLGRIVLMGAGGTPVKARLGTLTAFYESPSEEAMHALVSAQLSRGDVPGIDDYVKERFAIAVRPEVRRSFQAAMAPGDPAPVYDEPVLAGIPHPVLAVHGKDDGTISPAAGLFLAEHLPHADLHLFADCGHLLQFEVPDRLGALIREFLAAA; encoded by the coding sequence ATGCGATCTGCGAAGCTTGCTCCCGTGCAGACGGAGGACCGGGCCACCGGCGCGGACACGACGCACGTCGCGACGGCGGGAGACCCCGGTGGCGAACCGCTGTTGCTCCTGCACGGGACCGGACCGGGTGCGACGGGAGCGCTGAGCTTCCGGCCGCTCCTGCCCGGCGTTGCGACATACCGGTGCATCATGCCCGATCTGGTGGGATTCGGGCACAGCAGTCATCCGGAAACCCTGCCCCCGGGCCCGGGACCGTGGTTCAGGCGGCGCGTCGACGCGGTACTCCGGCTCCTGGACGACCTCGGACTGGACCGGGTTCACGTGGCAGGGCACTCCTACGGTGCGCGCGTGGCGCTCGAACTGGCCGTGCACGCACCCGAGCGGCTCGGGCGGATCGTCCTGATGGGCGCGGGCGGGACACCGGTCAAGGCCAGGCTGGGGACGCTCACCGCGTTCTACGAGAGCCCGAGTGAGGAGGCGATGCACGCGCTCGTGAGCGCCCAGCTGTCTCGAGGCGATGTTCCTGGCATCGACGATTACGTGAAGGAGCGTTTCGCGATCGCGGTCCGGCCGGAGGTGCGACGGTCGTTCCAGGCCGCCATGGCGCCCGGCGACCCCGCGCCGGTCTACGACGAGCCGGTGCTCGCCGGCATACCGCACCCGGTCCTCGCGGTTCACGGGAAGGACGACGGCACGATCTCACCTGCCGCGGGGCTCTTCCTTGCCGAGCACCTTCCGCACGCGGACCTGCACCTGTTCGCGGATTGCGGGCACTTGCTCCAGTTCGAGGTGCCGGACCGGCTCGGTGCCCTGATCCGCGAGTTCCTGGCAGCGGCGTAG
- a CDS encoding flavin reductase family protein → MIVPDPDETGPLRQVYGTFPSGVVAVCALRDAAPVGIVASSFVAVSMNPPLVSVCVQHTSTTWPFLADCPRVGLSVLGTTHDRACRQIASKTGDRFAGIGYTATGEGAVLLHGAAAWLDCSIDTVVSAGDHDLVLLRVAAMRPHEEVAPLVFHGSRLHALSALAS, encoded by the coding sequence TTGATCGTTCCCGATCCAGACGAGACCGGCCCGCTGCGGCAGGTCTACGGCACCTTTCCCAGTGGGGTGGTAGCCGTGTGCGCGCTGCGCGACGCCGCTCCGGTCGGCATCGTCGCGAGTTCGTTCGTCGCGGTCTCGATGAACCCGCCGCTGGTATCCGTCTGCGTGCAACACACCTCCACAACCTGGCCGTTTCTGGCTGACTGTCCCCGGGTCGGGCTGTCGGTGCTCGGGACGACGCATGACCGGGCCTGCCGGCAGATCGCGTCGAAGACGGGGGACCGGTTCGCTGGCATCGGCTACACCGCGACCGGCGAGGGTGCGGTACTCCTGCACGGCGCGGCCGCCTGGCTGGACTGTTCGATCGACACGGTCGTCAGTGCGGGGGACCACGACCTGGTGCTGCTTCGCGTGGCGGCTATGCGGCCACACGAAGAGGTCGCCCCGTTGGTCTTTCACGGCAGCCGGCTGCACGCGCTGTCCGCGTTGGCGTCCTGA
- a CDS encoding 3,4-dihydroxy-2-butanone-4-phosphate synthase — protein MFADDRVAHAVAALRAARPVLVGGTDRESKYEVVLPAALAEPRWTAWMVRHTSGILCAPLPAERAGALGLPPMVQDNQDPRSPVFTVSVDAADGITTGISATDRARTARVLADPASGPADLVRPGHLLPLRVCANGVVVRPGHAEAGVDLCRLAGLPPVALTARLVGDGVGMAGDEDAALLAARHDLPVLHIPELVEHRLRFGDGERGRVTRVTNARLPTEHGPLDAVGYRDEVTGAEHVALVGRPWTGVPLVAVHAECITGDTFKTTICDCARRFAESAAIIAHAGGVLVYLRRPGARVLDGHIWTTADDGAAGAIVADLGFRSVRLLTGPAAAPQLARPGLTVLAVQNRAASLAWSNFG, from the coding sequence ATGTTCGCTGACGACCGAGTCGCCCACGCGGTGGCCGCATTGCGCGCGGCGCGCCCGGTTCTCGTCGGCGGCACCGACCGGGAGAGCAAGTATGAGGTCGTCCTCCCCGCGGCACTGGCTGAGCCGCGGTGGACCGCATGGATGGTCCGCCACACGTCGGGGATACTCTGCGCGCCCCTTCCGGCCGAGCGCGCCGGTGCGCTCGGCCTGCCTCCCATGGTCCAGGACAACCAGGATCCACGAAGTCCTGTTTTCACCGTCTCGGTTGACGCGGCAGACGGCATCACCACCGGTATCAGCGCGACGGACCGCGCGCGCACCGCACGGGTGCTCGCCGATCCGGCCAGCGGCCCCGCCGACCTCGTCCGGCCCGGTCACCTGCTGCCGCTGAGGGTTTGTGCCAACGGTGTCGTCGTGCGGCCCGGGCACGCCGAGGCGGGGGTGGACCTGTGCCGCCTCGCCGGGCTTCCGCCGGTGGCGTTGACTGCCCGGCTGGTCGGCGACGGCGTGGGGATGGCCGGTGACGAGGACGCGGCCCTGCTTGCGGCTCGGCACGACCTCCCTGTCCTGCACATACCGGAGCTCGTCGAGCACCGGTTGCGCTTCGGCGATGGGGAGCGAGGACGCGTCACCCGCGTCACCAACGCTCGGCTGCCGACCGAGCACGGCCCGCTCGACGCTGTCGGATACCGCGACGAGGTCACCGGCGCCGAGCACGTCGCGCTGGTCGGGCGTCCGTGGACGGGTGTGCCGCTCGTGGCGGTGCACGCCGAGTGCATCACCGGCGACACCTTCAAGACTACGATCTGTGATTGCGCTCGCCGTTTCGCTGAATCGGCGGCCATCATCGCCCATGCGGGTGGTGTGCTGGTCTACCTGCGCAGGCCGGGAGCGCGGGTGCTCGACGGGCACATTTGGACGACTGCCGACGACGGCGCTGCCGGCGCGATCGTCGCCGACCTCGGGTTCCGATCCGTCCGGCTGCTCACCGGGCCGGCGGCGGCGCCGCAGCTTGCCCGGCCCGGCCTCACCGTCCTCGCGGTGCAGAATCGAGCCGCGAGCCTGGCCTGGTCGAACTTCGGCTGA
- a CDS encoding AraC family transcriptional regulator: protein MTSRHASEGYALAKQIAKGQRATSRGLLRTDDLDEARGFLTSVYAPHHITAVERGRFGFCMRVLNAERLRIGYSNFRSDVRLDVPPPSFYVFCYAPSGSVDVVSGRRSASVSRTTAAVLSPSAPWRFERWTDDSTLMAMRIDRADLEDDLSAILGRRVVEPIEFGDKLDLTRGRGADFARVLRLLQDDVGQPSQLAQQHPVMASHLGQLVRSALLMSQPHNYSDKLDEDRGSRLPAAIQRVVDVIEDDPMRVGSAADIARIACVSLRALEKAFVREFGIPPMAYLRQVRLARARNDLINGDPEDLTVSAVALRWGFGHLGRFGAAYQERYGEPPSHTLRRGNRGLEFVVSRPSWFENGPG, encoded by the coding sequence ATGACGTCGAGGCACGCGTCCGAGGGCTACGCGCTCGCAAAACAGATTGCGAAGGGGCAACGAGCCACTTCGCGAGGCCTCCTGCGCACCGACGACCTCGATGAGGCCCGCGGTTTCCTCACCAGCGTGTACGCACCCCACCACATCACGGCGGTCGAACGAGGCCGATTCGGATTCTGCATGCGGGTGCTGAACGCCGAGCGGCTCAGGATCGGATACAGCAACTTCAGGTCCGACGTCCGGCTGGACGTTCCGCCGCCGTCGTTCTACGTGTTCTGCTACGCGCCATCGGGATCCGTCGACGTCGTTTCGGGCCGCCGGTCCGCATCTGTTTCCCGTACTACCGCGGCTGTCCTGTCGCCCAGCGCGCCGTGGCGGTTCGAGCGCTGGACCGACGACAGTACGTTGATGGCGATGCGGATCGACCGCGCCGATCTGGAGGACGATCTGTCCGCCATCCTCGGCAGAAGGGTTGTCGAGCCGATCGAGTTCGGCGACAAGCTGGACCTCACCAGGGGACGAGGCGCCGACTTCGCCCGTGTGCTGCGACTCCTGCAAGACGACGTGGGACAGCCGAGCCAGCTTGCCCAGCAGCATCCGGTCATGGCATCGCACCTGGGACAGCTGGTGCGGTCGGCGCTGCTCATGTCGCAACCGCACAACTACTCGGACAAGCTCGACGAAGACCGGGGCTCGCGCCTTCCCGCCGCCATACAGAGGGTCGTCGACGTGATCGAAGACGACCCCATGCGGGTCGGCAGTGCGGCCGACATCGCGAGGATCGCCTGTGTCAGCCTGCGCGCGCTCGAAAAGGCGTTCGTCCGGGAGTTCGGCATACCGCCGATGGCGTACCTTCGGCAGGTCAGGCTCGCCCGGGCACGGAATGACCTGATCAACGGGGACCCTGAGGACCTCACCGTGTCCGCGGTGGCGCTCCGCTGGGGTTTCGGCCATCTCGGCCGGTTCGGCGCCGCGTATCAGGAGCGGTACGGGGAGCCACCGTCACACACGCTGCGGCGCGGGAACCGAGGACTCGAATTTGTCGTTTCGCGACCGTCGTGGTTCGAGAACGGACCTGGATAA
- a CDS encoding nuclear transport factor 2 family protein, with the protein MSGDVTGRAQMVRSMCAAVDRGDAEDFAKGFRDHATYTFGNGETISGRTAIAAATAGAVAALPWVRHTIREITDTGDRLFCHFTIETAAPDGKHLALPCMTVISLFGTQVADYTVYMDFSPAMAGDG; encoded by the coding sequence GTGAGCGGCGACGTGACCGGCCGCGCGCAGATGGTGCGCTCGATGTGCGCGGCCGTCGATCGCGGCGACGCCGAGGACTTCGCGAAGGGGTTCCGCGACCATGCCACCTACACGTTCGGCAATGGCGAGACGATTTCGGGCCGTACGGCCATCGCCGCGGCCACGGCCGGCGCCGTGGCCGCGCTCCCCTGGGTACGGCACACGATCCGGGAGATAACCGACACCGGCGACCGCCTCTTCTGCCACTTCACCATCGAAACGGCCGCACCCGACGGGAAACACCTGGCGTTGCCGTGCATGACAGTCATAAGCCTGTTCGGGACGCAGGTCGCCGACTACACCGTCTACATGGACTTCTCTCCGGCGATGGCCGGAGACGGGTGA
- a CDS encoding cupin domain-containing protein translates to MTTESTAPSRVFRTEGGTNHGAIGLGIDPRLTGAETKGTYSLFEYVVPPGLGGPPTHIHSREDELFTCVEGRVTVELDGVEHVLAPGDSPLMPRGVPHVFYNSFDVQTRVIAVVSPPGLENYYRELSELAPGRDMKLVAEVMTRYGLALR, encoded by the coding sequence ATGACCACCGAATCCACGGCGCCGAGCCGGGTGTTCCGGACCGAGGGCGGAACGAATCACGGCGCGATCGGGCTGGGCATCGACCCAAGGCTGACCGGCGCGGAAACAAAAGGTACCTATTCGCTCTTCGAATACGTCGTCCCGCCAGGACTCGGCGGCCCGCCCACCCACATCCACTCGCGGGAGGACGAACTCTTCACCTGTGTCGAGGGGCGGGTGACGGTCGAACTCGACGGTGTGGAGCACGTGCTCGCGCCGGGCGACTCCCCGCTCATGCCACGCGGCGTCCCACACGTCTTCTACAACTCGTTCGACGTCCAAACACGGGTGATCGCCGTCGTTTCCCCGCCGGGCCTGGAGAACTACTACCGGGAACTGAGCGAACTGGCACCGGGGCGCGACATGAAACTCGTCGCCGAGGTCATGACCCGCTACGGGCTGGCACTCCGGTGA
- a CDS encoding NAD(P)-binding domain-containing protein has product MQEYLASYARNFGIDSLLRLETKVESVVPDAGGWLVTTKGDGVPETERFDRVVVATGVFCEPAVPKFPGVDEFRAAGGVLMAGTEFLDLDDARDRHAVVAGYGKSACDVTVAIASVATSTDIVARQLLWKIPRKVAGF; this is encoded by the coding sequence GTGCAGGAATACCTCGCATCCTACGCGCGCAATTTCGGCATCGATTCCCTGCTGCGGCTGGAGACCAAAGTCGAGTCCGTTGTCCCGGACGCCGGGGGTTGGCTCGTCACCACCAAGGGCGACGGCGTTCCCGAAACCGAGCGGTTCGACCGTGTCGTCGTGGCAACTGGGGTGTTCTGCGAGCCCGCGGTGCCGAAGTTTCCTGGCGTGGACGAGTTCCGCGCCGCCGGCGGCGTGCTGATGGCTGGGACCGAGTTCCTGGACCTCGATGACGCGCGGGACCGGCACGCCGTGGTGGCCGGCTACGGGAAGTCGGCGTGTGATGTCACCGTGGCGATCGCGTCGGTCGCCACGAGCACCGACATCGTGGCGCGCCAGCTGCTGTGGAAGATCCCGCGGAAAGTCGCCGGGTTCTGA